The following are encoded together in the Hydractinia symbiolongicarpus strain clone_291-10 chromosome 14, HSymV2.1, whole genome shotgun sequence genome:
- the LOC130625947 gene encoding proteasome subunit alpha type-5-like has translation MIASCKILLWYFNVKETVFYRYKQYTAMFLTRTEYDRGVNLFSPEGRLFQVEYAIEAIKLGSTAIGIRTSEGVVLAVERRITSPLIIPKSIEKIYEVDSHIGCAMSGLIADSRTMVDKARVEGQNHWFTYNEPMAVESLTQSLSNLALAFGNKDYDKGAMSRPFGVALLIGGFDEKGPQLFHLDPSGTFLQYDAKAIGSASEGAQQTLQEVYHKSMTLKEACKQSLVILKQVMEEKLNSTNIELATITVADKFKMFSKDEIEAVISEMA, from the exons ATGATAGCTTCGTGTAAGATTTTGTTATGGTATTTCAATGTTAAGGAAACTGTGTTTTATAGATATAAACAATATACAGCAATGTTTCTTACAAGGACGGAATATGATCG TGGAGTTAATTTGTTTTCACCAGAAGGAAGATTGTTCCAAGTAGAGTATGCTATAGAAGCCATAAAG ctTGGCTCTACTGCAATAGGAATTCGAACTTCTGAAGGTGTTGTTCTAGCTGTAGAAAGAAGAATTACATCTCCACTTATCATTCCAAAAAGCATTGAAAAAATATACGAAGTCGATTCACATATAG GTTGTGCAATGAGTGGTTTAATAGCTGATTCTAGAACAATGGTAGACAAAGCAAGAGTAGAAGGACAG aaccATTGGTTTACCTATAATGAACCCATGGCAGTAGAAAGTCTAACACAGTCACTTTCGAATCTTGCTCTAGCTTTCGGTAATAAAGATTATGACAAAGGAGCAATG AGTCGTCCATTTGGAGTAGCGTTATTAATAGGTGGCTTTGATGAAAAAGGACCTCAATT GTTTCATTTGGATCCATCAGGAACATTTCTACAATACGACGCAAAAGCAATCG GTTCGGCATCAGAGGGGGCGCAACAGACACTACAAGAGGTTTATCATAAG TCGATGACTTTGAAAGAAGCGTGTAAACAATCGCTGgttattttaaaacaagttaTGGAAGAAAAACTCAACTCCACCAATATTGAA ctCGCAACCATTACAGTCGcagataaatttaaaatgttttcgaaAGATGAGATCGAAGCTGTCATAAGTGAAATGGCATAG
- the LOC130625944 gene encoding N-acyl-phosphatidylethanolamine-hydrolyzing phospholipase D-like: protein MATNADHQTQKITIKKKTVKVTNQRDEVEFPKAVKKEGKYLLPWKTDEVPPDGWSSFKYFFTPDNSNVPAEKKLDEEPLMQVMTADSSRIENPPENGIRVTWLGHASALFQLDNVNILVNPNFNNRGIKYYHPGDNKRYRPPVYEVKDLPRIDCVFITNSHFDYLDLSSVRQLNERFGEMLLWYVPQGVAEWMGKAGCVNVVELDWWKEDEVDFIDHTKLDDEEDTNTTTFNIACTPSQNYHDRTFDDDNAVLWCSWVIMSPRYKLFVSGATGYCNVFKSIGRKYGPFHMAALPVGGYEPKWKNGYGNVTPEQAVQIHQDILAMCSLALSWGTFTVGNEYYLEPPRRLNDELRKQGLSEMQFFLLKHGESRLIEIKEADKEEEPKENGHAEHCDAAEAGEVQTEPEADEEKKNDADMLQELIANLDDDPQPEAERNEDDD, encoded by the exons ATGGCTACGAACGCTGATCACCAAACACAAAAAATTACTATCAAAAAGAAAACTGTCAAAGTCACGAATCAACGAGATGAAGTAGAATTTCCAAAAGCAGTGAAAAAAGAAGGCAAATACTTATTACCATGGAAAACTGATGAAGTACCACCAGATGGTTGGAGTAGTTTCAAGTATTTCTTTACGCCAGATAACAGTAATGTTCCAGCAGAAAAG AAGTTGGACGAAGAACCCCTTATGCAAGTAATGACTGCTGATAGTAGTAGAATTGAAAATCCACCAGAGAATGGTATCAGAGTAACATGGCTTGGTCATGCCAGTGCATTATTTCAGTTAGATAATGTCAATATTTTAGTTAACCCTAACTTCAATAACCGTGGAATTAAATACTACCATCCAGGTGACAACAAGCGATATCGTCCACCAGTTTATGAAGTTAAAGATTTACCAAGAATCGATTGTGTCTTTATAACTAATTCCCATTTTGATTATCTTGATCTCTCTTCCGTCAGACAGCTCAATGAACGATTCGGTGAGATGTTATTATGGTATGTACCACAAGGTGTTGCTGAATGGATGGGCAAAGCTGGTTGTGTAAATGTTGTTGAGTTAGACTGGTGGAAAGAAGATGAAGTAGACTTCATTGATCATACCAAG CTCGATGATGAAGAGGACACAAATACAACTACTTTTAACATTGCTTGCACACCATCACAAAATTATCATGACAGAACCTTCGACGACGACAATGCAGTCTTGTGGTGCAGTTGGGTAATAATGAGTCCTAGGTACAAGCTTTTTGTATCAGGTGCCACTGGTTATTGTAACGTTTTCAAATCAATTGGACGTAAATATGGGCCATTCCATATGGCAGCTCTGCCTGTTGGTGGCTATGAGCCAAAATGGaaaaatggatatggaaatgtAACTCCTGAACAAGCTGTTCAGATTCATCAGGACATTTTGGCCATGTGCTCCTTAGCTTTATCCTGGGGAACTTTCACTGTTGGCAATGag taTTACTTAGAGCCCCCGCGACGATTAAATGATGAACTACGTAAACAAGGACTATCCGAAATGCAATTTTTCTTGTTAAAACATGGTGAATCGAGGCTAATCGAGATCAAAGAAGCTGATAAGGAAGAAGAGCCAAAGGAGAACGGACACGCTGAACATTGTGACGCAGCCGAAGCAGGAGAAGTGCAAACAGAACCCGAAGCTgatgaagagaaaaaaaatgatgCCGATATGCTTCAAGAGTTAATCGCTAATTTGGATGATGACCCCCAACCAGAAGCGGAACGCAACGAAGACGACGATTAA